Genomic segment of Candidatus Binataceae bacterium:
AAGCAGCTGCGCCGGAGTAGCGGCGACACGCCGGGCAAAACCTCGATTGCTGTAGACGATAGTGCCGTCGGCGCGCAGCACCACGACACCTTCATTAATCTGCTCGTCGATCGCCTGGCGCAGCAGCTGCGCGAGCAGATCGAGTGGCGAACCCTCCGGCTTCATACCCCCTCGGCGGCTTCGTTTACCCAGCCTGAGACTTTTGTGGCCGTGCCCATTTTCACCCAGACAGTCCGCCACGCGGCAGCCCTCTTGTTCCGGGTGCCGCCCTGGAATGCGCAGCTTTGATCAGCTTGGGGTCTTTTGGCAACCCAACCGCCGCCTGTAGCCGTTATCTCAACTGACCGGCGGCGGTTTGCGCAGCCCCATCCGCTCCAAACGCGGCAGCACTTCCTGAGCGAAATAGGCCAGTTCAGGGATATAATCTATAAAGCTAATGGCAACGCCATCGAACCCGACCCCATGCAGACGGGCCAGTTCACGGGCCACATGATCGGGGTCGCCCTGCACGGAGTACTCGCCGCCGTAGCCCAAAATCGCACGCACGTTTTGATTGCGTCGCCAACTTAACAGATCGTCGTCGGGGCGCGAGCGACCACCAGTTTTGGCAGTCAAACCGCCCAGCAGATGATCGAGCGCCTCCCAATCGGCGTGCTCCACCACTCGCTCCACATACTCCTCGGCCTCGCGCTGGGTAGGCCGGCAGATGACGCTGATCGGGGTCCAGACCGCGATGGCATGGCCGTTTTGGAGGGCCAGACGCTTGGTCTCGGCGATCCGCTCCACACATTGTTCGGGTTGTCCACAGGCGTCAAAGTGAAGATCGGAGTTGCGAATCGCGAAGGCTCGTCCCGCCGGTGAGGCCCCGGCATTCATCATCAATGGGGCGCGCTCGCCCCAAGGACGCGGTGAAGCCACCAGCCCCTTTAGATTGAAGAAACGTCCATGGTAATCTACCGGTCCTTGTCCCGACCACAGCAGCCGTACCACCTCCCACCATTCCTGGCCCTGCTCGTAGCGACCGTCGTGCTCCTGCTGCACCGCTCCAAACATCTCAAACTCGCCCTGGTTCCACCCGCACACAATATTGATCCCGAAGCGCCCATGACCGGCGTGATCCACGGTAACCATCATCTTGGCCGCCATTACCGGATTGAACAGGGGCGCATGCACGGTACCAAAGATATTGATGCGCCGGGTCTGTGGCAGCAGTCCCCCCGCCCAGGTGATGGTTTCGAACGATGTACCGTTCACATCGGTGGCTCCGCCGTATCCCTTCCAGCGACCCACCGGTATCAGGCATTCGATGCCGGCCTGGTCGGCCATTTGGGCCAGAACCACATTTTTGTCCCAATCAGCATCCCAGCGCTCCGGCAGTTTGGTGAAAGCCAAGCCCCCGGAACAATTGGGCCCGAAGATCCCCAACTTGAAGCGATTACCTTCCACCAAGCCCGGGTTGCGTTGCGCCATCACGAATTCCCTTTCCCGCCGGAGCCGGCGCGGCGATCAGTTCCGCACGAGCAATTGTCAGCCCCCTGACCGATGAAATATACGGCCAGCTACCACTGCCGGTCCACCGCCCAGTCTCATGACTTTATGATGTCCGCCGCCCGGACCGAGCCCCCACCCCGAGTTGCCTCAGCCAAACCACGCCACCATTGAACACCGCGCTCCTCGCATGCTTGATCGGAAAGCCCGTAGTCGGTCGTCGAGCTATCCTCGTAAGCTTGGCTTGCGCAACACTTAAGCTCCACCCACGCAGGCCGCTACAATATCTACCGTTGCGCTGTCGCCCGCCCATCCAAATTAATACTTTTTCGCATCCGCCCGGCACAGGCTATTTTTTTCTTACACTCTCTTCTTGACTCTTTCTCGATGACTATGATAACTCGGTTGACCAGTGGAACCTGGCTATCCGTGACTTTATAAGGGCCATTTTTCATCACGGCCATGAAGCACAGGCTGTTACCGCTTCTGCTCGTTTTTGCTCTGACCAACCTCGCTTTGGCTCATCTGTCGCGAGAGTTTGCGCTAAGCGCCCATCTCCGTAGTTCGCTTATTCATTCCGCCCGCAATCAATCTGCTCGTCACGTCGTGGAGCAGGTCAGTCCGCCTGCTCCTGACCTCGTGGAAAACTCCGCGCCTGTTTTCTGTCTTGCTATTGAGGTCGAAAGAACACCCCGCGGCCAGCACCGTTTAGCTTCAGTTCCGCCGCCGGTCGTTCAACCTTATCGCCTACACTGCCGGACGGCATCCCGCATACCCGACGATCCGGCCCACGCTTTCCTCGCTTAGCCAGCTTTTCTCGGTACAGCGCTTCCGTGGTTCACCTTGCGCTGAACCACATTCGATTTGCGCCACTGCGCAAAGGCGTAGCGTGCCGAAGCCCCACACTTGTCTAGCTAAGCAAATGGAGGCAAATCACTTGAAATCGCGTCTATTATTTAGTGTCGCATTTTATCTGTTCATTTTTGTCTTGTTTCATTTTGCAGCACCTCCTGAAGCCGCGGCGCAATTAATGACATCCAGCGGAGGAACATCCTCGCAGCCCTTGGCCCTAAAAACCTTAAACGTCTCTGGATTCATCAATAACACCAGCGGTGTATTCCTGGATTCTGAGGCGCTAAATTACAACAAAAGCAAAAACTCTTTAGCTACCGAACGCAATTTCGTGCAATTGGATGTCAATGACGACCCCACCGAGAACGACCAGGTCTTCATGCGTTTTTGGGGCGTCTACGAACCCAGCTACCCCTGGGAAACCAACTGCCTAAACCCCAGGGGCGTGCAAACGCATTGCAATAGCGACTTTTATAACCAGTACGGCCTGCGTGAGTTCTGGATCAAGCACCGAATCGGCCCTTTGCAGCTATTCATCGGCAAGCAGATCGTGAAATGGGGCGAGTCGGTGACATTCCGCGCTACCGACCAAATCAATCCACAGGACCTGAGTTGGAGTTTCGGCTTCGCCAACATCGAGCAGACCTACATGCCGGTCTGGATGATCCACCCAATCCTCAACCTGCCCGATTTCGGTCCCTTTGGCACGAACTTTCTGGAGGTCGTCTATGAACCCGGCTTCGACTTTATGTACACCAACGTCAACTACAGCGACGATCATCTATTTGGGATGGACCCGATAGCAGGTCGCGAGACGCTTTTGGGCGGCTTACCCGGTGGTCGCTTCACGGGGCGCCCCGACAACCGCGGTTGCACCAGTCCCACTGGCGGGCCCAAGGGCACCGTTTGTACCGGCGAAGGTCCTCCGCCTGCCGGTGCACCAATCGCGCAAGCCCCGCCCTTTGTCATGTACCAGGTCGGCGGACCCGCGGGCACTGGTTTGTATGTTCCCTCGCCTTACAACCCGCGCTGGGTATATCCGAGCGCGACCTTCGCCAATAGTAACGTTTTTGTGCGATTTCATACCTTGGCCTATGACGTCGAGATGACGGCAATCTACGCCAACGCTCACAGCTACCTACCCGTGGACAAGCTTGGCTCTGTGGACTTTGCCGAAGCGCCCGGGGTCTTTGCCCGCAACCAATATATCACCTATCAGTCGTACCAAGGCGCCGGCTTTACCGCCAACAGGCCTATATACCTGCCGGGCGCACTGGCTTCCCTGCCGTTCGTGGCGCGCACTGAGGTGATGTATCAAAATCACATGCCGTTCAACACTTTTGCAATTCCAGGTACTGTGTTTACACACTTCAATCCGAATTATCAAAATGGCTCCCCCGACGGCCTTACCTATTCTGACGTCATGCTCTGGATCGCGGGTCTGGATCTGGATTCCGCCTACGTTCCCTGGCTGACCAGCACGGGTAATCTAACCGTCAATGCGGAAATCGACGGTCAGACATTACTCAGTCCGAGCCGCAAAATGCAACAATTCCTGACTTACTTTAACCCGATGTATCACAACGATATCAGCGGTTCCCTCAACATCACCTCGAGCTGGTGGTGGGGCGCCATCGCGCCGACCTGGACCATGGCCTACGACCCCAACGGCGAAACATTCGCGTTTTTTCCCAGCTTGACTCTGACACCGCCATGGACCAACAAATATTTTGCCACTTTTCGCTGGATCGAGGTGCTTGGAACCAATCGCTACGGTTTTCCCAACGGCGGATTGGACATCGGAATACTCAAGGGTCTTTCGATGTTGACGGCGCAATTCCAATATAATTTTGACCTGATTTAAGCCTGGGCTCGGCTGCGGGCAGACTTCCTACTTGTCTGCTCGCAGCCGCTCGCCGCCATTGCGATGGGTTTCGTCGGATGCCACTGCCAACGAAATCGATTGCATCGGTGCTGCCGCAGGCCTGGCTGTGGCAGATATAGTGCACGACGCGCAACGGGCTTTTACTGAACGGGCTTTTACCGATGGATCTCAATGTGGGCGACAGCACGACTGAATCGGTATTCACTTGTCGTAGCGTTGAGGATCTGAGGCTGAAAAGGACCACGTCAGCGCTGCGATCAAGTCAACCTAGGTCATGATGCAAAAGGATTAGCCCTCCGGCTGAATCAGCTAAGCCGGCGAGCGAACTGCTTGTCCGTCTCGGGCAAAGCCAACGCAGACACGCAGACCGCGAGCCCGGTTTTCGCGACCGCCCAAGAAGAGATCGAGAGATTTCAGCCAGCAATCGCAAGCTTTGGCCCAGCGAAGCTCGAGGTTTCGGCCACGCGCAAGATCCGGCCGGTTCCGCGAACGTTAGAAATTGTAACTTTTTGCATCGAAGTGCTCGAAATCGATAGCCCAAATGGCCTACGATTGCGTCAGTCCGTACATCAGCCTCGCTTCTCCGCTGCTTGTGTTTTCGGAGGTAAAAAGGGGGGTTCGAATATGAGCGTCCGGCATCAAGGGTGGGCGGAATGCGAGCGAAAGGTTCAGCACGAAAAGCTTGCTTCACGGCGACCTCTCCCCAGGCAAGCCCGTCTTTTGGTCGTTGCCATCGCGCTCGCCGCTGGGGCGTCATCCTGTATCCCCCTCCAGTACTCGACCAATTCCCAAGGACAGATGCAGTCAATCGGCTTGCCCGGCCTGCCAGTCTGGCAAAGCCAGTCGCTGAAGCGGCAGAATCAGGAAGCTGCGTCTGGCGATTTGGCGGCCGC
This window contains:
- a CDS encoding LLM class flavin-dependent oxidoreductase, translated to MAQRNPGLVEGNRFKLGIFGPNCSGGLAFTKLPERWDADWDKNVVLAQMADQAGIECLIPVGRWKGYGGATDVNGTSFETITWAGGLLPQTRRINIFGTVHAPLFNPVMAAKMMVTVDHAGHGRFGINIVCGWNQGEFEMFGAVQQEHDGRYEQGQEWWEVVRLLWSGQGPVDYHGRFFNLKGLVASPRPWGERAPLMMNAGASPAGRAFAIRNSDLHFDACGQPEQCVERIAETKRLALQNGHAIAVWTPISVICRPTQREAEEYVERVVEHADWEALDHLLGGLTAKTGGRSRPDDDLLSWRRNQNVRAILGYGGEYSVQGDPDHVARELARLHGVGFDGVAISFIDYIPELAYFAQEVLPRLERMGLRKPPPVS
- a CDS encoding DUF1302 family protein, producing the protein MKSRLLFSVAFYLFIFVLFHFAAPPEAAAQLMTSSGGTSSQPLALKTLNVSGFINNTSGVFLDSEALNYNKSKNSLATERNFVQLDVNDDPTENDQVFMRFWGVYEPSYPWETNCLNPRGVQTHCNSDFYNQYGLREFWIKHRIGPLQLFIGKQIVKWGESVTFRATDQINPQDLSWSFGFANIEQTYMPVWMIHPILNLPDFGPFGTNFLEVVYEPGFDFMYTNVNYSDDHLFGMDPIAGRETLLGGLPGGRFTGRPDNRGCTSPTGGPKGTVCTGEGPPPAGAPIAQAPPFVMYQVGGPAGTGLYVPSPYNPRWVYPSATFANSNVFVRFHTLAYDVEMTAIYANAHSYLPVDKLGSVDFAEAPGVFARNQYITYQSYQGAGFTANRPIYLPGALASLPFVARTEVMYQNHMPFNTFAIPGTVFTHFNPNYQNGSPDGLTYSDVMLWIAGLDLDSAYVPWLTSTGNLTVNAEIDGQTLLSPSRKMQQFLTYFNPMYHNDISGSLNITSSWWWGAIAPTWTMAYDPNGETFAFFPSLTLTPPWTNKYFATFRWIEVLGTNRYGFPNGGLDIGILKGLSMLTAQFQYNFDLI